In Pseudobythopirellula maris, a single window of DNA contains:
- a CDS encoding GspE/PulE family protein: protein MTTTLEDQPKAAEADARTGGGKIDPSVFTGPLGQRLISANLLDDEGLEKALIHQQASGQRLGETLLELGILSEEELLPFIEDQLGARAVRLREGLLDPQAVHRIPFELAEALDSLVLFHVRDELTVAMDDPNDLDAIDRIEAITGLRVRPVFAFGASLGRWRRRAYEADFRVDAVTADLDDDALELRSDATDIDITNVHTLADGSPVINLVNYLMLQAVRKGASDIHIEPGRKSAVVRFRIDGQLVEVLTPRRDIYPAVVSRVKVMAKMDIAEHRVPQDGRCQVVADGKEIDLRVSSMPTVLGEKVVIRVLDKKRLTFNLNELGMNEAVLGTVRGMLTKPHGLMLVTGPTGSGKTTTLYSALELIKSARSNIVTVEDPVEYQIEQVNQVQVDATRGVGFVAALRSILRQDPDVIMLGEIRDGETAEVAIRAALTGHLVLSTLHTNDSASAPMRMADMGVEPYKIAAALVGVVAQRLVRTICPQCKTPEYPSTEYLHSLGYKGEKRRAFSRGEGCRECFDTGFRGRRAIYEVLDVTQPARTAIADGASPTDLRERFVAPGSGTLLDAGFELAEQEHTSLAEVSRVALFD from the coding sequence ATGACCACGACACTTGAGGACCAACCGAAGGCGGCCGAGGCCGACGCCCGAACGGGCGGTGGCAAGATCGATCCCAGCGTCTTCACCGGGCCGTTGGGTCAGCGGCTCATCAGCGCCAACCTGCTCGACGACGAGGGCCTCGAGAAGGCCCTCATCCACCAGCAGGCCAGCGGCCAGCGACTGGGCGAAACACTGCTCGAGCTAGGCATCCTCAGCGAGGAGGAGCTGCTCCCGTTCATCGAGGATCAGCTCGGCGCCCGCGCGGTTCGTCTGCGCGAGGGCCTGCTCGACCCGCAGGCGGTGCACCGGATCCCCTTCGAGCTTGCCGAGGCGCTCGACTCGCTCGTGCTGTTCCACGTGCGCGACGAGCTCACCGTGGCGATGGACGACCCGAACGACCTCGACGCGATCGATCGCATCGAGGCGATCACGGGCCTGCGGGTGAGGCCCGTCTTCGCCTTCGGCGCGTCGCTCGGCCGCTGGCGCCGCCGCGCCTACGAGGCCGACTTCCGCGTCGACGCCGTCACGGCCGACCTCGACGACGACGCCCTCGAGCTGCGTAGCGACGCGACCGACATCGACATCACGAATGTCCACACGCTGGCCGACGGCAGCCCGGTCATCAACCTGGTCAACTACCTGATGCTGCAAGCGGTGCGCAAGGGCGCGAGCGACATCCACATCGAGCCGGGACGCAAATCGGCCGTCGTGAGGTTCCGCATCGACGGTCAATTGGTCGAGGTGCTCACCCCGCGGCGAGACATCTACCCGGCGGTCGTTTCGCGTGTGAAGGTCATGGCCAAGATGGACATCGCCGAACACCGCGTCCCACAAGACGGCCGCTGCCAAGTGGTCGCCGACGGCAAGGAGATCGACCTGCGCGTCTCGAGCATGCCCACGGTGCTCGGCGAGAAGGTCGTTATCCGCGTGCTCGACAAGAAGCGGCTCACGTTCAACCTGAACGAGCTCGGCATGAACGAGGCGGTGCTCGGCACGGTGCGCGGCATGCTCACCAAGCCGCACGGGTTGATGCTGGTGACCGGCCCGACCGGCAGCGGCAAGACGACCACGCTTTACTCGGCGCTCGAGCTGATCAAGAGCGCGAGGAGCAACATCGTCACGGTCGAGGACCCGGTCGAGTACCAGATCGAGCAGGTCAACCAGGTGCAGGTCGACGCCACGCGGGGGGTCGGCTTTGTCGCCGCCCTGCGTTCGATCCTGCGTCAGGACCCCGACGTGATCATGCTCGGCGAGATCCGCGACGGCGAGACCGCCGAGGTCGCCATCCGCGCCGCCCTGACCGGCCACCTCGTTCTGAGCACGCTCCACACGAACGACAGCGCCAGCGCCCCGATGCGGATGGCCGACATGGGTGTCGAGCCTTACAAGATCGCGGCGGCGCTCGTGGGCGTGGTCGCGCAGCGGCTGGTACGCACGATCTGCCCGCAATGCAAAACGCCCGAGTACCCGAGCACCGAGTACCTGCACTCGCTGGGCTACAAGGGCGAGAAGCGTCGCGCCTTCTCCCGAGGCGAGGGGTGCCGCGAGTGCTTCGACACCGGGTTCCGCGGCCGGCGGGCGATCTACGAGGTCCTCGACGTCACCCAGCCGGCCCGCACGGCGATCGCCGACGGCGCCAGCCCGACCGATCTCCGTGAACGTTTCGTCGCGCCGGGGTCGGGCACGCTGCTCGACGCCGGCTTTGAGCTGGCCGAACAAGAACACACCAGCCTGGCCGAAGTCTCGCGAGTCGCGTTGTTCGACTGA
- a CDS encoding type II secretion system F family protein: MSALLEPTTLGGAPAANDPAARQPDDERLLKEVTQQDGEAAIDNLVARRRVRRRVPRSVLADASAQLAIMVRSGVDLSSAIESLAEQCEHALLAAILRRVNESVVAGARLSDALAQHPEAFDATFVATVASAEASGKLATVLQQITDILRGEVRLSQSIGAMVTYPILLMVVSGGVVASLVIFVLPRFAQIFEDYEMDLPALTIALLAVSSELTVRWWLWLPLVAAACVGVVFAWTSEAGRRWIDGLALESPLVSRVLKPLHTSRMCRMISLLTNSGVPLLESVRLTRRAMTNHAYQMLLDDVDSAVTQGRNMASVLNESEIVPKAARQMLSTGEQTGNVGEVSGLVSEFYEHEAENQLRQLIRIAEPLITVVMGAIVAVVVLAVMLPVFDLSSVGGAGR, from the coding sequence ATGTCCGCCCTGCTCGAACCGACGACGCTCGGAGGCGCCCCCGCGGCGAACGATCCGGCCGCGCGCCAGCCGGACGACGAACGCCTGCTGAAAGAAGTCACTCAGCAGGACGGCGAGGCGGCGATCGACAACCTCGTGGCGCGACGCCGTGTGCGGCGCCGCGTGCCCCGCTCGGTGCTGGCCGACGCCAGCGCGCAGCTGGCGATCATGGTCCGCTCGGGCGTCGACCTCAGCTCGGCGATCGAGTCGCTCGCCGAGCAGTGCGAACACGCCCTGCTGGCGGCCATCCTGCGGCGGGTCAACGAGTCGGTCGTGGCCGGTGCGCGGCTCTCCGACGCCCTCGCCCAGCACCCCGAGGCGTTCGACGCGACCTTCGTCGCCACGGTCGCCTCGGCCGAGGCGTCTGGCAAGCTGGCGACCGTGCTGCAACAGATCACGGACATCCTGCGCGGCGAGGTGCGGCTCTCGCAGTCGATCGGCGCGATGGTCACGTACCCGATCTTGCTGATGGTCGTCTCGGGCGGGGTGGTCGCGTCGTTGGTGATCTTCGTGCTGCCGCGGTTCGCCCAGATATTCGAAGACTACGAGATGGACCTGCCCGCCCTGACGATCGCGCTGCTCGCCGTATCGAGCGAGTTGACCGTGCGTTGGTGGCTGTGGCTGCCGCTCGTGGCGGCGGCCTGCGTGGGAGTCGTGTTCGCCTGGACCAGCGAGGCGGGCCGGCGATGGATCGACGGTTTGGCGCTCGAGAGCCCGCTGGTGAGCCGCGTGCTAAAGCCGCTGCACACCTCGCGCATGTGCCGCATGATCAGTCTGCTCACGAACAGCGGCGTGCCGTTGCTCGAGAGCGTGCGCCTGACGCGTCGCGCGATGACCAACCACGCCTACCAGATGCTGCTCGACGACGTCGACTCGGCGGTGACGCAGGGACGCAACATGGCGTCGGTGCTCAACGAATCGGAGATCGTGCCGAAGGCGGCCCGTCAGATGCTCTCCACGGGCGAGCAGACCGGCAACGTCGGCGAGGTCTCGGGCTTGGTCAGCGAGTTCTACGAGCACGAGGCCGAGAACCAACTGCGGCAGCTGATCCGCATCGCCGAGCCGCTGATCACCGTGGTGATGGGCGCCATCGTCGCGGTTGTGGTGCTCGCCGTCATGCTGCCGGTGTTCGACCTCTCCTCGGTGGGGGGAGCGGGACGATGA